The genomic segment CTGGCTGGGGGCTCTCTGCCCCATCAGGTCTGGCTGGGGGCTCTCTGCCCCATCAGGTCTGGCTGGGGGCTCTCTGCCCCATCAGGTCTGGCTGGGGGCGCTCTGCCCCATCAGGTCTGGCTGGGGGCGCTCTGCCCCATCAGGTCTGGCTGGGGGCGCTCTGCCCCATCAGGTCTGGCTGGGGGCTCTCTGCCCCATCAGGTCTGGCTGGGGGCTCTCTGCCCCATCAGGTCTGGCTGGGGGCGCTCTGCCCCATCAGGTCTGGCTGGGGGCTCTCTGCCCCATCAGGTCTGGCTGGGGGCTCTCTGCCCCATCAGGTCTGGCTGGGGGCGCTCTGCCCCCTGCCGCCTGACTTCCTCAGTTCCTCTGACTCAGCTCCTACCACCACCTGTTCCACTGTCCTCTGCCTGCTGCCCCAGCAGGAGCATTAGTGGCAATAGCAGTGACAAGGACAACTGGAAGCTGGCtcccataattttttaaaatatggtgttagaataacgtccaaatcacataacatcctgtttcacagaacatatcatggacCAATGCATATCTGTATTATGTTAAAAACAATATAATTTTATTCTACAATGCTCCAATTAGAAATCATTGTTACAGCAGGAAATGGTTTTCTTTGCTTGAATCCTGATTATCACCCATATAGTGTTCTGCATAGTAATCAGACTGACTTTTCAAATTTGAGGTAGTCCCCTGGCTCATGAGTTACAGATGATCCACACTGaggaccctcttttttttttttctttatcttactGTTAGTAATATGTCCTACGTGCAATATTGCAGTGCATAATAGGCTGATGTCATCATTCTCAAATGTTCACTCAAAGATGggtcaatgttatgatttactgttcaaaacactgctctATAACAGGctaggaaaactaaaaaaaaaaaaagaggtagatgACTTGCGTCAGAGCCGATTTACACAGGGTTCTCAGAGTGGAAACCAGTCAAAGGGCTACCTGTACTTGActaaacaataatattttaattacaaATGTTTGCAAATTGAATAAATTTACAAAGTTGACTCCATTCATCCCTAATTTGAAATTTTCTTCTGGTATTATTATCAAAAGCAATTgcacttctgttctttttagatGATCTTATTTAACcaataaactaaaaaccaaacccattgtcatcgagtcaatcctgactcatagtgaccctacagggcagagtagaactgccccatatgcttatcaagaagcagctggtggatttgaactgccaacgttttggttagcagcctaactctcaaccactgtaccaccagggctccatagtgacCACAGACATTGTAAAATATATAACTAACTAGTCTCCTCTCTCATATGTTAGCTGTCAAAAACTTAAAGGATAATCTAATATCCACTGATTGGCAAGTGTTTTGAACAttgaggtattattattatttaactgCATTTATAGGATAGTTGTCAGACTTCTGGCATTCACATTTTGACTCCACACTTGCTATGCAACCTTGTGCAAGCTACATAATCTCTTTTACCTGGTTTCCTCGTCAACAAAATAATGAGAGCACTTACTATTattgtataaaaaataaaatggaactatgtagagtggtgtagtggttaagagctacagctgctacccaagaggctgacagttcaaatccaccacttgctccttgaaaaccctatggagcagttctactctgtcgtatacggtcactataagtcagaatcaactcagtagcaacaggtttgctttggtttcagatattatatatattatatgtatataattctCAGCCATATTCTTATCATTTACTAAGCTTGTAATAAacgatagcttttttttttttatcaagttttcattaaaaaacctatatttttcttggtattACACTTACCAttcctttttgttattttaatcagtttctttttttttattctttagctTTAAACCCACTTCAAATGTATTTTTggaaaaatataatataaaaaggaaaaccatatgttaaattttctggtgtttttgtcAATAcgtatctatatatacacacatacataagtgcatattgacatgtaaagaaaaatatatgtGATTACATATTAATTAATATGCAATGACACTTGAATGATATCTTTATGATGACTTTCCATATGTGTATTAATGAAAATGAACCCATGAAATTTATAACTTCTTTAATGCAATTTTTTCATCACACATCTTTTCTCATTCCAGCTACATTGTCTCATGGATTCCCTGGTGCATGGGAACCACACTGCAGTGACAGAGTTCATTTTATTGGGCTTAACAAAAGATCCTACCCTTCGGGTCACCCTCTTCACAGTCATCCTAGGCATCTATTTGGTGACCATATCTGGCAATCTCAGCACAATCATTCTGATCAGAATCTCTTCTCAGCTCCATCATCCTATGTATGTTTTTCTGAGCCACTTGGCTTTGGCTGACATAGGCTTTTCATCCTCTGTCACACCCAATATGCTTGTAAACTTCCTGGTGGAGAGAAATACAATCTCCTACATTGGATGTGCGATCCAACTTGGATCAGTTGCTTTCTTTGGGACAGTTGATTGCTGTCTTCTGGCtgccatggcctatgatcgctttGTAGCAATCTGCAATCCACTGCTTTATTCAACTAAAATGTCCATGCAAGTCTGTGATCAGTTATTCTCTGTGGCTTATGTAGGTAGTTTTCTCAATGCTTCCTCCTTTaccatttccttcttttctttattcttttgtggACCTAATGGAGTCAATcattttttctgtgattttgCTCCTTTAGTTGAACTTTGCTGTTCTAATTTCAGTATCCCTGCAGTGGCCCCCTCATTTTTTGCTGGCTCCATCATTGTGGTCACAGTGATTGTCATAGGTGTCTCCGACATCCAAATCCTCATCACCATCCTGAAGATGCGCTCCACTGAGGGTCgccacaaggccttctccacctgtacCTGCCACCTCACTGCAGTCACTCTGTTCTACGGGACCACTACATTCATTTATGTGATGCCCAAGTCCAGCTACTCTGCTGACCAGAACAAGGTGGTGTCTGTGTTCTACACAGTTGTGATCCCCATGTTGAACCCCCTCATTTACAGTCTCAGGAATAATGAGATTAAAGCTGCTCTCAAGAGGCAGCTCggcagaaaaatattttcttgacAAAACCTATTATTTTGTAGGGTTTGAATCAATAATATTCTATTAAtgtaatattaaaagaaatttgGTTCTTGTGAGCAAAATATATCTGTACATAATTAGCCAGTATGAGGCTTCATAGTATACATAGGTATGGATCTGCAGACAGTAAATCAGAGAAAATAGTGAGTTAACTTTAATAAgctaaattaaaaattaagaatCACAAATAGGTCCACATGAGGAAAATCTTAATGTACCTAAAAtcctttttacattttattcataTATTACTTTTCAAAAGCAATTCCATGTCCTAAGTCCCGATTATTGTACCTCCAAACCTTTAAGGCTATCTTCATTTTCAACTGCAGATTATGCTGAGGTGAGCCTGATAATACTACCTTTGCCTTGACTGAGTACTTTCTGAGGGGAAATAACAGAGTGGAGCCAGACAGTAAAATTGCTATAGACATGGTGCTTGGAGAAAGCTTATCTGCTGGGGGTGGTCTTTATGGACTCTTAAAATCCCAGCCTGTGTTTCTGGGTTCTGACTCCTGCCTTGGATATAAGGGGTCCCCAGAGTCTAAGAGGATGAGACCACCCCGAGTAACCTGTGAATTGCTCAATCAGATCAGAAGAGATGACTTCCTCTGGGGGAATAAATACGGTTCCCAAACTCACCAGGGACCAAGCAGAGCAAAAGCAATAAAGGATTTCCAGGAGAATCCGGCAAACTGGTGACATTGAATCTGAGGTAGAAACTCTTGGAGGAGTTTATGATCAGGCCCACATCCTGCTCATAAAAGTCCAGGGGCCTGGACTGTTTCTCAGCTAAAATAGTGCCTGCCCCTCTGGACAGGCTAAATTAACCCCTATATGCTTATGACTGctacatttatttctgtttcctgTCCCCGCTTAAGGATTCAGACACAAATTGCATGTTTTTGTAAAAGAAACACACAGCATGTCTTATTcagtgttctctagagaaacagaacctgtagagagaaaaggagagaacagacctTTGAGCCTTCTGTTCTAGCAATTGCAGGTTTGGTCATTCATTTTAAGCAACTCTCATGACGGACACAGCTAAAGAGAGAGAAGGATTTTTCTAGAGGAATTGGCTGATGTGATTATGGGAGCTAAACCTGGTGCTGTCAGTTGATTGAGACTCATGGTAATGTATGTGTTATAGACTAGAAGTGCTCCATatgggtttcttggctgtaatatttatggaagcagattgccaggtctttcatccACAGCACTGTGGCTGGGTTGGAATTgtcaacccttaggttagtagctgaaagcaaactgtttgcaccagctaGGGCCAGGAATATATGTAAACAACATTTTTGCGGTCTAGCTGATTTCAGCTGAAGAgacccatagagattccaagggctgtaatctttatggaagtggactgccacaccTTTGTCCTGCTTCATGGCTGCTGAGCTCctgctgccaacattttggttagtagccaagtgcacaaccagagagagagagagattgattttgaGAAATTGGCTCACAAGAACAGGCAGGCTAGGAAGTCCAAAATCCATTTGTCAGGTAAAAGGCTAGAAATTCTAGCAACGTCTATTTACAGTGTTGAAGCTGAATCCTTCTGCTTCGGGAAACCATCATTTTCTTGTAAGGCCTTCAACAGTTTGGATGAAGCACATCCACATTATGGAAGGAAATCTGTTTAGTTCAAGGTTAACTGATTTAACGTTAATCACATGTGAATACCTttatagcaacatctagactagtgtttgtccAAACACCTGGGCACCACAGCCTGTTCATATTGACATAAAAGTAATCATCAAAGGGCATTAATCATTTCATTCATTAAAAATTTATACTGAGTGCTTCTAATATCTCTGTTACTGTGTAGGCTATTGAAAATGTAAGTGACAGACAAAGGTgtctgccttcctggaattaatcTTCTAGCAGAggagacagacaagaaaactAACAAGTACGTGATATAGACTATTAGAAGTTGGTGAGTGCtatggagaaagaaaaagcaaagcagaGTAAGGGAGACTGACATGTCAGTGTAGACCTTGCTGAGTAGGTAACATCTGAACAAAGGACCAAAGTAGGTGAGGATACTTCTTGCCAGCTGTGGTGCTGCCTCTGTACACACATACAATTGAGCTTTTAGGCTTCTGTTCAAGCAATGGGAAGCTTGATAATTAAATCAATTCTCATGATGAACACGAAATAAAACTTGATGAAATATTAAATACATCATAAAATCACATTAGAGCTTACAGGATAATAAGTGAGAACCCAGATAAAGCGTGGTTACCCAGAGAGGTAAGCTCACCACTCAAAAATGCTTTTACAATGAAGAGATTTGACAGGTAGGAGAAAATGCTAAGAACTGGGGCTGTGGATTTAGTGTTCTTTTGGCGATGAAAGATGCAGAAGTCAAAGCCTAGGGCATGACCAGGTGAGAAGTCTAATTCATACACCTCATATACACCATGATGGTAGGGGGGGAACATGAAGTAAACAAGCCTTTCTACAGATTTGTATCCCTGGAAATCTAGGAAAAGTCAAGCCTGGAACTTGGGTTAAGGTGGTCTAAGACAAGGTGacttgaataaatacatgaacatCCTAGCTGGAGAGAGGTCTTAATTCCAagccttttttttcctgtaaataaTTATGACCATCAAAGAGTGAAAAATAATGCCCAGCACAAAAGAAATCAAGATACTAAACATGGGAACCAGAGGGAACAACAGATCACAAAAACACAATCACTAAGACTAAGATAAGGGAATTAACAGACTGAGACTataatactgaaaaagaaaagaaacttagaaataaatacaatcaaccaaacaaaatattagcaaaccaaattaaaaaaacatattaaaaggTTGAACACCACTGTTTCCCAAACATGGCATGTCCTTTCATGGCTCCTCTAGTTTATACACGTTGTTTTCTCTAACTTGTAATGTCTTTCCTGCCCTTCTCTACCTCCTAAAACCTACCTTtcttgaaaagataatttaaatttcACCTCTTCAAGGAAGGCTCCCTTAACCTCCCCATCTTTTTCAGTCATTTCTTCTAGATATGTACCCTATTTTATCGTGATGAAGCCTTTTAAAAGCTTGACACCTACACTAGACAGGCAAGAGACttagtttaaaatttttatccCCCAACTTGCAGCCTAAGCTCATAAACATAGGTCTTTGAGTAAGGTTAGTTTACTGACTATAGGAATGAATGGAACCCCATCTTCTTCAGGAAGCCTTCCATGATAATTTCTTAGGTATATTTACTAATTCCTTCTCAGTTCATTATTTCCTCTATTTAACATTTATTTCATTTGGAAATGTACTGAAGATAGTTGGCTGCTTTCTAAATAGGTTATAAGAATCATGAGGGCAAGACCATGTCACCTAGCAATGTGAACACACATATAGATACTAC from the Loxodonta africana isolate mLoxAfr1 chromosome 7, mLoxAfr1.hap2, whole genome shotgun sequence genome contains:
- the LOC135232149 gene encoding olfactory receptor 5P6-like codes for the protein MDSLVHGNHTAVTEFILLGLTKDPTLRVTLFTVILGIYLVTISGNLSTIILIRISSQLHHPMYVFLSHLALADIGFSSSVTPNMLVNFLVERNTISYIGCAIQLGSVAFFGTVDCCLLAAMAYDRFVAICNPLLYSTKMSMQVCDQLFSVAYVGSFLNASSFTISFFSLFFCGPNGVNHFFCDFAPLVELCCSNFSIPAVAPSFFAGSIIVVTVIVIGVSDIQILITILKMRSTEGRHKAFSTCTCHLTAVTLFYGTTTFIYVMPKSSYSADQNKVVSVFYTVVIPMLNPLIYSLRNNEIKAALKRQLGRKIFS